In Leuconostoc kimchii IMSNU 11154, one genomic interval encodes:
- the brnQ gene encoding branched-chain amino acid transport system II carrier protein encodes MKEKLDFKKTLLLSSLIFGMFFGAGNLIFPVHLGQLAGQNWLIATTGFLMSAIIIPWLALIALSQTRSAGIYDIAKPVGRGFAIFFLIATHVSLGPMIATPRTATVAYSLSFSNWLPKQAQGVGLFLFSAIFFALVFWIGSREQNITKYIGKYLNPLFIILLLLIFLLAILHPMGSLSHAANAAYQTEAFSSAFLEGYNTLDALAALAFGITIVRAIQMMGFQQSAVISKITAKTGLIAILGIAIVYVGLILLGATSLSQFKFSENGTVALTQIMMYYLGDFGSAFLAVMGTLAVLTTAIGLTASFAQDFHRIFPKVSYRSWLILTIGLSFGASNFGLDTIISWAEPLLMFLYPIAIALIILGIASPLFNQARIVYLPTMILTFIPAIIDGIQHLPFNIALLKPFLTWYVNTIPMANVGLEWLTTTLIGFVLGLALYKLQGRNKVTLVENF; translated from the coding sequence ATGAAAGAAAAATTAGATTTTAAAAAAACATTATTATTATCATCACTGATATTTGGGATGTTCTTTGGTGCAGGAAATTTGATTTTCCCTGTACATTTAGGCCAGTTAGCTGGGCAAAATTGGCTGATAGCGACAACTGGTTTCCTAATGAGTGCTATTATTATTCCATGGTTAGCATTGATTGCGCTTTCTCAAACGAGATCCGCTGGTATTTATGATATCGCGAAACCAGTTGGTCGTGGATTTGCAATATTTTTCCTAATTGCAACGCACGTATCATTAGGACCTATGATAGCGACACCTAGGACTGCAACAGTTGCTTATTCACTCAGTTTTTCTAATTGGTTGCCAAAACAAGCACAAGGTGTTGGATTGTTTTTGTTTTCTGCTATCTTTTTTGCCTTAGTATTTTGGATTGGTTCACGAGAACAAAATATTACCAAATATATTGGAAAATATCTTAATCCACTTTTCATTATATTACTGCTATTGATCTTTTTATTAGCTATCCTCCATCCAATGGGTAGTTTATCTCACGCTGCCAATGCAGCTTATCAAACCGAAGCTTTCTCATCAGCCTTTTTGGAAGGGTACAACACATTAGATGCGTTAGCCGCGTTAGCCTTCGGTATCACAATTGTTCGTGCCATCCAAATGATGGGTTTCCAACAAAGTGCGGTTATTTCAAAAATTACTGCTAAAACTGGATTAATTGCTATTTTGGGCATAGCTATTGTTTATGTTGGGTTAATCTTATTAGGCGCGACATCATTGTCACAATTTAAGTTCTCAGAAAACGGCACAGTTGCGCTAACGCAAATCATGATGTATTATTTAGGTGACTTTGGTAGTGCTTTCTTAGCAGTGATGGGGACACTAGCAGTATTAACAACTGCAATTGGGTTGACGGCTTCATTTGCACAAGATTTTCATCGCATTTTTCCGAAGGTTTCGTATCGTTCGTGGTTAATTTTGACAATTGGCTTGTCATTTGGTGCTTCAAATTTTGGGCTGGATACGATTATCAGCTGGGCTGAACCATTGTTAATGTTCTTATATCCAATTGCTATTGCCTTGATTATTTTAGGGATTGCCTCACCATTATTCAATCAAGCACGCATCGTTTATTTACCAACAATGATTTTAACATTTATACCAGCAATTATTGATGGTATTCAGCATTTACCATTTAATATAGCGTTACTCAAACCATTTTTAACATGGTATGTCAATACGATTCCAATGGCTAACGTTGGGTTAGAATGGTTAACAACAACGTTAATTGGGTTTGTTCTGGGATTGGCTTTATACAAGCTTCAAGGTAGAAATAAAGTCACTTTGGTTGAAAATTTTTAA
- the hpt gene encoding hypoxanthine phosphoribosyltransferase, whose translation MRSLINHPAIKTVLATETDIQAQVQRVANELTAQFEDHAQRPIFIAVLKGGVIFATDLLRKMPLDVDFDFIDVKSYSGNESTGQVKVVHDVSMDLTGRDVVVVDEIIDSGRTMQWLNNYFNLKGASSVTTVALADKKAARVVDFEVDYFGLDVPDEFLVGYGMDYNNFFRNLPVIAVIDFDKLDLIK comes from the coding sequence ATGAGGTCATTAATTAATCATCCAGCTATTAAAACAGTTTTAGCAACTGAGACGGACATTCAAGCTCAGGTACAACGTGTTGCCAATGAGTTAACAGCACAATTTGAAGATCATGCGCAGCGTCCGATTTTTATTGCAGTACTTAAAGGCGGGGTTATTTTTGCCACAGATTTATTACGTAAAATGCCGCTTGATGTTGATTTTGATTTTATTGATGTTAAAAGTTATTCTGGGAATGAATCAACTGGTCAGGTTAAAGTTGTTCACGACGTCAGTATGGATTTAACTGGTCGCGATGTGGTAGTGGTAGATGAAATTATTGATTCCGGTCGTACCATGCAGTGGTTGAACAATTATTTTAACCTAAAAGGTGCTTCAAGTGTTACCACCGTGGCCTTAGCTGATAAAAAGGCGGCACGTGTTGTTGATTTTGAAGTAGATTATTTTGGTCTTGATGTTCCTGACGAATTTTTGGTGGGCTATGGCATGGATTATAATAATTTTTTCCGTAATTTACCAGTTATCGCTGTCATAGATTTTGATAAATTAGATTTGATTAAATAA
- the purB gene encoding adenylosuccinate lyase gives MIERYSRQELRDIWSTQNQYQTWLDVEVAVDAGWVAAGHIPAEDLEKIRAKATFDVARIAEIELSTRHDVVAFTRNVSESLGDERKWIHYGLTSTDVVDTAQALRLRQANIIIKKDLQAWRDAIKKLALKYKNTVMMGRTHGVHAEPTTFGLKMARFYASATRAIERFDRVAAEVETGKLSGAVGTFANVPPYVEAVAMQELGLTPQPIGSQVLPRDLHADYIQTIALIGTQMEELATEIRSLQRSEIHEVEEGFAKGQKGSSAMPHKRNPIGDENITGLARVLRGYAVTALENVTLWHERDISHSSAERIILADATAIIDYMLHRHTGILNNLGVFPETMRQNMDRTYGLIYSQRLLLSLIDSGLSREQAYDTVQPLTARSWDERLMFRDLVDADKMITSHLSKNQIDDAFDYHYHLRYIDEIFKRVGLA, from the coding sequence ATGATAGAACGTTATTCTCGTCAAGAACTCCGTGATATTTGGTCGACGCAAAATCAATATCAGACCTGGCTCGATGTCGAAGTTGCTGTTGATGCTGGCTGGGTGGCTGCTGGGCACATTCCAGCAGAGGATTTAGAAAAAATTCGCGCTAAAGCGACATTTGACGTGGCACGTATTGCTGAAATTGAATTGTCAACGCGTCATGATGTTGTTGCATTTACACGTAATGTATCAGAGTCATTAGGTGATGAACGTAAATGGATTCATTATGGTTTAACATCAACTGATGTTGTTGACACTGCTCAGGCGTTACGATTACGGCAAGCTAATATCATTATTAAAAAAGATTTACAAGCGTGGCGTGATGCGATTAAAAAATTGGCTTTGAAGTATAAAAATACGGTCATGATGGGACGTACACATGGGGTTCATGCGGAACCAACAACCTTCGGTTTGAAAATGGCCCGCTTCTATGCCTCTGCTACGCGTGCTATTGAACGTTTCGATCGTGTGGCGGCTGAGGTTGAAACAGGCAAGTTATCTGGCGCTGTCGGGACATTTGCTAATGTGCCACCGTATGTTGAAGCAGTGGCGATGCAGGAACTGGGGTTAACACCACAGCCCATTGGATCGCAAGTTTTACCACGCGATTTACATGCAGATTATATTCAAACAATCGCATTAATTGGTACGCAGATGGAAGAGTTGGCGACAGAAATTAGGTCATTGCAACGATCAGAAATACATGAAGTTGAAGAAGGGTTTGCTAAGGGACAAAAAGGTTCGTCAGCGATGCCACATAAACGTAATCCAATTGGCGATGAAAATATTACTGGTTTGGCACGTGTTTTACGCGGATACGCTGTAACTGCTTTAGAAAATGTGACGTTATGGCACGAACGTGATATTTCTCATTCCTCTGCAGAACGCATTATTTTAGCTGATGCAACGGCCATTATAGATTATATGTTGCATCGCCATACAGGCATTTTGAATAACTTAGGTGTATTTCCTGAAACAATGCGTCAAAATATGGATCGCACTTACGGATTGATTTACTCACAACGGCTACTACTTAGCTTAATCGATTCTGGATTGTCACGAGAACAAGCTTATGATACTGTACAGCCCTTAACTGCCCGTTCGTGGGATGAACGTTTAATGTTTAGAGATCTTGTCGATGCCGACAAGATGATCACGTCACATTTAAGTAAAAATCAAATTGATGATGCTTTTGATTACCACTATCACCTGCGCTATATTGATGAAATTTTTAAGAGAGTAGGTTTAGCATGA